GTTTCTTATaaacttgccacttgtcagctgtgtgactgtgggcaagtcacttaacttctctgtgcctcagttacctcatctgtaaaatggggattaagactgtgagccccacgtgggacatcctgattcccctgtgtctaccccagtgcttagaacagtgctcggcacatagtaagcgcttaacaaataccaacattattattataaatgtcctTACAGAACAGTTCGGGGCAACTAGACTTCCCTTACTAGGTCTACTATTGTACTCAATTTTACAAAAATACAAAGTACCAATCGCTATATGCCATAAATGAATAATTACCTGATGGTAGTTCGgcgttttcttttcctttcatttgccCCAACTTTTTCATTGTACAAAGCTGTTTTTAAAAAAGTAAGGAATCCCATGATTAATTATGGTAAATTCTAATGAGCCAAAATAGTGTCATGTGGAAAGTGACCAAATTTTCTCCAAGTCAAAACAGAACACCCCTttctggggtgaggagaggatgggagatggggaaaacgcTGCGGGGAGAAGGATCAGGAAAACACATCTTCTGTGTTTCCTTTTAAAATGTGTAATTCAGACGTTTATCCCTATTAACTATTTTTACCTTTAGGGAAAAAGCAATTTAGATACATCATTTCACCTCCTAAATACTGAAGTGTGACTTTTGAGGATAAAGACCTTAACCATCAATCTATACCTCCAACTTGTTCTGCTTCATCCAGCCATTTGGACAATATTGATTTCAGTTTACAGGCATTCTTAAAACTGAGCTGGAGATTTTCAAATCGACAAATGGTGGTTTGGCTGAATTCAGAGCCATGCACCGCTGCCAGAGCCTCTCCCACATTCGTTTGGGTGTATcctgatggggggaaaaaaagagtaagTTTGACACTTTAGAATAACCACTTTTGTCCTGTCCTTAAGAACACTTATAGATTTTCAGGAGTCATTCAACTTACTGCATCTCTAACCAGGTAGTTTTGATAAACTGAAGAGATGTGAGTTAAAAATTTTACTGTTATTAAGAAACACTGATCCTGTGCTGGAATGAGGTGAGTTGAGCCCTCAGCCATGTAGAATTATTTGCTCCTTCTAGAAGCTGAACATTCTATTAACTGAAGCGTGGTTTCCTTCAAACATCTATCGTTACATGATGTTCAATCTAACATCATGTGTTGTAGTCACCTTCTAAAGCAATACCTCTGCTTCACATGAATGAGAACTACACATATGTAAGTAAATAACTTTTAGACTCAAATTCCAGCTCCTCGCCCAGTATTTATATTTCAACTAAGACAAAGTGAATTGTACTTGTGACCAACTTAGTACCTCTGGgaacaaaaatatttttctcccaaagaatccaaaatgggaaataataattcCATACTATGCTTTAGTCTGTATAAGGGCATCTCTCTTCCATCATTTGATGGTGATTGCTGATCTCTGAGCTGTAGAGCTTGGGCAATAATGATGTGATGAAAAACAGGAAACTACATTCTGATGTGCAAGAAATTatgtctgcaattttatttaaatTCAAAAGATTTGAATGATATCTTTAACATAGGCAGAAACTAGTTACATCTATTAAAATGTTTATTCCTTCTTAAAGTTGAATTTTTATCAAAATCATCTTCCTTCTTGGAGAAGAGTGCTGCAGCCACTGATTCAAGGTAACATCACTTTTTGATTACGTGACTTTGGCCATTAAGTAAGGATTTTCGTTAGATTTCTGAGAGTTTCATGGAGGAAAATAGGGAATGAATAGCTCTTGGACACATTAAAATGAAAACTGTCAATACCAATAGTACTTACTCGGGCGGTGAAAACACTGTACTTAAACCCTGAGGAGAATTACAAGAGAAGAATACCAAGATATGGTGATTTAACTACTATAGTTAAGTTTACAGGCTATACCTTTTAAGTCTCTTTTCTTTGCAAACCACATACCTAACTTAATTCTTCTCAATTTGAACTCGTTGGCAAACTTTTCTAGTTCTCTGATTTCAGGAGAATCCATGTCTACTGGTTCTTCAACAGATTTGCTTTTCCTGCGGAATTCATGCTTGAAGTCCAAAGCCAAAGGGTCTTCTCCCAGGAGAGATTGGTGCATGGGAGGAAAGCCATGACCCAGGGCATGGTCAGGAAACTTATAGAGGCAGGGGGTTAAGCTGCCTGCCAAAAAATAATCAGATAAAATCAGAAGCAGCAATCAGTAGTTTTTTTACCAAAGAGATTTGGACTGTTCTGAGAAGCTAAAATTTTTGTTGTTGCCattatttgttaggtacttactatgtaccccaGGCACTGTGCTTTGCAATAGGGTAGATGCACACtagacaggttgaacacagtccatgtcccgcatgtgACTGAaattctcgatccccattttacagatgaggtaactgaggcacaaagaagttaagtaacttgcccatgatcccacaacagacaagtggcagatccaggattagaacccaggtccttctgactcctgggcccatgctctatccacactgcttccaagctgGCAGGCAAAATATACATGTAAAAGCTGATAAAAGGTCCTAGGAAAAAGAACTAGAAAAACAAATACTGAATATATGTACATGGCTTAAGAAGGTGGGCTTTGGTGAGCTACCTTAAAGATTTATCTAATGTAATGAATGAAGTCAACTCAGAAAATCTTCTGGAGTTTCTTACTAGAGCTTCGAAGGATAGGAGGAACAGATTTGGGAGAGGGTGTGCATTCCATTTAGGGGGAAATGGAATGTTCAATGACCCAGGTAGGTGGGAGAATTAGTATAAGAGATGCCTAGAGATTCACTGAGCTGAAGCTGAGAGAGTAAAGGAGtaaaatgggggaagagaaactagttagggagccttgaagcccagtatCAATAGTCTACTTGGATGTGAACGGATTCAGGGAGCAGCTTTGAGGCACGGAGTGAGACAGTCAGGTCCACATTTGTTCAAGAGGCAGGAGACGGGGAAGATAGGAAGAAGGGTATTTGCACAAACCATGTATGAAATATTTAGAGTTTTGACAGAGTTGTGATAGGTGTGGATATAACAGGAGGGATATTTGTGAAATACTGCCGAGGCATCAGTAAGATTTGATTTAAAAAATTGCAAGTGGATGGTGACTGAAGGAGAGGAGTAAAAGAATAAGGAAGGTTATTTTAGGGTGCAGTTAGACTGGTATTGCTCTGTTGATGAGAAAATTAATGGGAAAGATAATTTTAAGACAGCCAAGTGGAGGTGATTCAGAAGTAGTCGGAAATTTTAGCCTGGATAGCAGGTAGCAGATTCCAGCTGGaactgtagatttgggagtctttGAGGTGGTATTTGAGAAGTGTCCTAACAGGACACAGTATGAGGGCGAAGACAACAAACCAGTAAAAATGGTAAATGCCAAGAAGTTGGAGATGTGCAAAGCTCTAGACAGCAAAATTCTAACACTAGAGAGAATTTCAAAGAGGAGGGGAGTAGTTAGTTAACAAaagcattaattaattcattattaattattcattaattaatggATTCATTAATACGGATTAGAAAAGAGATCTTTGGCTTTGACAGGAAGGGTGCCATAATTAATCTCTCAGCATTacatattagggaagcagcagcgtggctcagtggaaagagcacgggctttggagtcagggctcatgagttcgaatcccag
This region of Ornithorhynchus anatinus isolate Pmale09 chromosome 17, mOrnAna1.pri.v4, whole genome shotgun sequence genomic DNA includes:
- the POU1F1 gene encoding pituitary-specific positive transcription factor 1 isoform X2, whose amino-acid sequence is MSCQPFTSADTFVPLNSDPSAALPLIMHHSAAECLPVSNHTTNVVSTATGLHYSVPSCHYGSQQSTYGMMTGSLTPCLYKFPDHALGHGFPPMHQSLLGEDPLALDFKHEFRRKSKSVEEPVDMDSPEIRELEKFANEFKLRRIKLGYTQTNVGEALAAVHGSEFSQTTICRFENLQLSFKNACKLKSILSKWLDEAEQVGALYNEKVGANERKRKRRTTISIAAKEALERHFGEQSKPSSQEIMRMADGLNLEKEVVRVWFCNRRQREKRVKTSLHQNTFTSVTKEHHECR